CTTGTGACTTGAACTTCGCGGCAACTGCAGAGGTTTTTAAGGCCTTATTCAAAGCCTTATTCATTGCATCTACTACAGCAGGTGGTGTTTTGCCGGGAGCTAAAACCGCCCACCAAGCAGGAGCGCTAAAGCCTGGGAAGCCGCTTTCAGAAATCGTTGGGACATTCGGCAGGGAAGGAGATCTTTTCGCTGTAGTAATCACTAAAGGAATGACGCCGCCGCTATCAACGTGTGGCTTTACCAAAAACTCTGAACCTACAGCCAATTCAACTTGACCACCCAAGGCATCTTGCATCAAAGGGCCACCACCGCGATAAGGAATGTGATTCCAATCAAAACCTGCTTGTTTAGCAAGGCGCGCCATCGCTAAATGACCTAAGCTACCAATACCAATCGAGCCATAACTAAATTGTTTGCCTGTCTTGGACATATCTACCAGCTGCTTAAAGCTAGTAATGCCAGACTTCTTGCTCGCAATCAAAACCATTGGTGATGTACCAACCAAAATGACAGGGGCAATATCCTTAATGGTGTCGTACGGAAGCTTGTCTTTCAGACTTGGATTAACGCCATGAGTATCAAACACCACCGCGAAGGTATATCCATCCGGATCAGAGCGAGTCATGGCTGAGGTGCCAATCAAGCCTGAAGCACGGCCTATGTTCTCAACAATCACATTTTGTTTCGGCTCAGCCTGCAAGGCTGGAGCCAATACGCGGGCCACCTGATCTACAGAGCCACGAGGGGGGAATACAGCGATTAAGCGAATCGGCCTTTGAGTGGGCCAAGAAGACCCCACTCCAGCGGATTGGGCACCAGCCGCTAACTGCCAATAAGGCTAAAAATAGGGCTCTTTTGGCCGTTTTTGCTAAATACAGCATGGATTTTAATAAGACCTCAAGATTACCACCCCCTAGGCCTGTTTGCTCGATAATGTGAGGGTTGCTAAGTGAGAGAAACAATGAAGTCTATTTTAAATATTGCCGCCTATTTATTCGTCAGTCTTGATGGTCTGCCGGAGTTGCGCGCCAAGATGCTAGACGAATGTAATAGTCGCCAATTAAAGGGGACCATTCTGCTCACTGGTGAAGGCATCAACATGTTTCTCGCAGGCAAAACCGTTGAACTGCGCGGATTTTTAGGCTGGCTTCGCTTAGATCCTCGCTTTAAACCACTCCAAGCAAAAGAGAGTTGGTCGGATGAGCAGCCATTCAAAAAGATGCTCATCAAACTCAAAAATGAAATTATTCGGATGAATCATCCGGCCATTCGCCCCGAAAAAGGTCGCGCGAATTTCATTGCTCCAAAAAAATTACAAGGGTGGCTTGACCGCGGTACAGACGACCTGGGACGCCCGGTGGTCATGGTTGATACACGAAATGCCTTTGAAGTCGATTACGGAACTTTTGAAAACGCCCTTCACTTCAATATTGAAAAGTTCACAGAATTTCCAGCAGCTATCTCCGCCCACAAAGATGAATTAGCAGACAAAACTCTAGTGAGTTTTTGCACTGGTGGCATTCGCTGTGAAAAGTCTGGTCTCTATATGCGAGAAATTGGCATGCAACATAGCTACCAATTAGAAGGTGGAATTTTGAAATACTTTGAGGAAGTAGGCTCTGCGCACTACAAAGGCAGTTGCTTTGTCTTTGACGAGCGCGAAGCATTAGAGCCCAATCTAGATGAGATTCCCGTAGAAATTTCTGTACGGAAAAAACTGAAGGCGGAAAAATCCAGCTAATTAAACTAAGCGGATTTGCCCACCAAAGTCATATGCTCTACAAAAGGGGGCTTCACAAAGAAGGGGCCCACAATGGCGCGCCAGTCTGCAAAGGCTTCTGAACCCCGAAAATCTACAGTATGGTTTTCTAGGGTATCCCAGTAAATTAGCAACAAATAGCGGGAAGGGGTTTCCACACTATGTGTTTACCTTGTACCCCCGAAAACCCTTGGCTTTTGAGATCACCGTCTCTACGCCCCGCAAAATGGCCTCTTCAAACTCTTGCTGCTTGGCTGGGTCGATTTCTAGGTCGCAATGTTCCAAAATCATGGGGTTTCCTTGGTCAAAAAAGATTTTCTATCAATAGTAGTAAAGTGGCGAAGCATCACCACATTAATATAAATAATAAACGGACTCGAGACATGTCTAAATCAAGCAATCGGCTAGTGCCGATTTTTTTATCATTCCTATTTGCAGCGTTTAGCGCTCAAGCGCAAACTCCAACCCCTGCTTACCCTGTCAAACCAATCAAACTGATAGCACCAGTAGCTGCTGGCGGCGGCTTGGATAATATTGCCCGCGCAGTTGCTGAAAAAATGTCTCGCTCGATTGGCCAACCAGTCATTGTTGAAAACATGGGTGGCGGTGGTGGAGCGATCGTCTCTCAAGCTACCGCAAAAGCACCTGCT
Above is a window of Polynucleobacter necessarius DNA encoding:
- a CDS encoding sulfurtransferase; the encoded protein is MKSILNIAAYLFVSLDGLPELRAKMLDECNSRQLKGTILLTGEGINMFLAGKTVELRGFLGWLRLDPRFKPLQAKESWSDEQPFKKMLIKLKNEIIRMNHPAIRPEKGRANFIAPKKLQGWLDRGTDDLGRPVVMVDTRNAFEVDYGTFENALHFNIEKFTEFPAAISAHKDELADKTLVSFCTGGIRCEKSGLYMREIGMQHSYQLEGGILKYFEEVGSAHYKGSCFVFDEREALEPNLDEIPVEISVRKKLKAEKSS
- a CDS encoding tripartite tricarboxylate transporter substrate binding protein, whose amino-acid sequence is MGSSWPTQRPIRLIAVFPPRGSVDQVARVLAPALQAEPKQNVIVENIGRASGLIGTSAMTRSDPDGYTFAVVFDTHGVNPSLKDKLPYDTIKDIAPVILVGTSPMVLIASKKSGITSFKQLVDMSKTGKQFSYGSIGIGSLGHLAMARLAKQAGFDWNHIPYRGGGPLMQDALGGQVELAVGSEFLVKPHVDSGGVIPLVITTAKRSPSLPNVPTISESGFPGFSAPAWWAVLAPGKTPPAVVDAMNKALNKALKTSAVAAKFKSQGIDIVGGTPEVAREFIGKQIGVWGKFVIENNIKETGQ